The Xyrauchen texanus isolate HMW12.3.18 chromosome 17, RBS_HiC_50CHRs, whole genome shotgun sequence DNA window TAGACaatatgtaaattcatatttatacatgtaacCCATACAAACCCATTTGCTCAATAtgaaaaatcactatttttacatttttattttttatatttatactactacctctacaGGCCCACACCTATTTGAACATAATTTCCTTTGCACATTCCTGTATAAAAACATACATATCCTGTTCATCTTATCCTTAAATTCGGTGTCTAGCTGTTGTATCTCTTAATGTACTGGAAGCTTTTGATCAGAGGCCACattcttttcctctctctctctctctctctctctctctgtgtgtgtgtgtgtgtgtgtgtgtgtgtgtgtgtgtgttggtttttgGGTAGCACTAGGGGATATAAAATAGCATTAGCCAACTATAAAATCAATGGAAGTgtatgagatgtcctcacttaTATAGGGAAACAAacctgtgtgtgagagaaagagagagagagagagagagagagagagagagtacatctgggcaataacaatgcAGTGTTTGCCCTATATGCATTTTGCAGCACAAATACATGCACATACTCACAGTGACATCACCACATAACACACAGGTGTCAAACTCGCTTCAGTTCAATTCAGTTCAATCAGCCAGCACGCTCATTTCTGAAACATTGGATGGCAGGGTATCGCAACATTTCTCTGAACAATCAGTTAGTGCTTTCCTTGTGAATATTAATGACCCCTTCCCCTGACATCTGTAAATTTTGGAGTGCTTTTTGCTCGCATCAAAAGAGGAATGAAACAGCGCTACATGGATCAGTTATCAACAATGCTCAATCATGGATAAAGGAGCACGAGCGCAGAGCAGGTGAAGTAATTTGCGGACTGGTCTCAACTGAACAGACTGTTTTAAATGCACTTGTAAACCAATGAGATGTGCGGTGGGGATCGTAAAACTTATTTGAATGCAATACAGAATTGTATGTTACAAAACTCTTATGTCTCGGTGATgaatctagtttaaaaaaaacatcccCCACATTCTAAATGGCACTGAAAAAGAAAACAggaaaaaacataaattagaagGCTTTTCATTTTGAAATCACAACACTTACAAAAcatttaccatggatttactgtagtgaCAATAACTGTATTGTATTAACTGGTaattgtggcaaaaaaaaaaaattctaaatgtatttagactgctgttttttcattagaaaaaatgccatagttctttatatagaaaccatagtTACTAATCATGGTAGTGACGAGCCAAGCTTGGTTTTTACCTATGGTTACCATGGatttattacaaatatcattattaaaatatggAAGGactatggtacattttcataactGTTATGGACCAAGCTATCAGTTTCCAACTGTAGAAAATGTTCTGTTGATATTCTCTCtgattgttttgtttgctttcaGAAATTACAAGAGATGACTATAGTTTTATCAGTAGCCTGATAAAAGGAATCTGTAAAGGAGACACaacttaaaattataaaaacaaccataaaaattaGGTGTTTATTTATTCCAAAGATGTCACTGTTTTTGATATCATAATTTCATCTGCAtcccaacctcaaaatcaatgctgtactgtcaaatgtgtatttcagtgcacataatatgcaaaattattgttaattgcatgggtgctaccaaaACAAAGCATGTGCTGGTTCCACATTTTCAACGggccctttgagggcacaaataaaTCCTGATGTATCCcaggctgaaattgagtttgacacccctgttttaAGCTATTCCTCGACCAATACACGTTAACACGGGTCCGGCTTTGTGGGCTTGAGGAAGCGTGCACAATAGCactgctgctgaaaaaactcCTAAGGGTATcagatggtattaccatggtactttggggtacaatatgcatatttatattccattttgTATTTACATGGACTACCATGGTATTTCGTCATTTGATTACAGAATTCTTATACAATTGTATCAACAGTGTACTTCCAGGtaatagtacatgtccaaaaaacatgtgtTTTCATGTAGGCTACTGCGTGTTTTGATACTCAAGCTGCACACATTTTGAACTtccttcatcactggcaaacgatAGGAGGCATTTGTTTCCGTTGATTGTAGATCCACTTCATCCAGCGTTATCTTCATTTTCCGTATGGTAAAATATTCTTTGAGCATGTTGTCAAGTGAAAATGCacaccaaatgattcagcagctcATGTGTTAGCTCTCAGAGTCATTCTTATTGAATCGCAAACCAATTCAGACTCCTTTGAATTGTGATCGTGAAATTTTTCATGTGTGACCAATTAATTGTAAGTATCAACTCAAATTAACAAATCATTTGTGAATTGGgcatctttagttctgattcaaaattGCTGATAGTAAACACTGGTGTAATGTATGATGAAGTGGTGTAGCTTTTGTCAGAGCTACCACTTTGTAAAAGCTACACTGCTACCTAATAAATCATATGGCTTCGCTACTAAAAAGCTACTAGATTTTAAAACTAGCAAAgctaccacctcgctactcagaaatgtatTCAAGCTAATAGCTTCACTATTTGTAGCAAAGCTACTGCCCATAACTGTTGAggttttatgttgcttttaaagTGTTTTGCTATCACTCCACAGGGCAAGAAACCGATAAAGAGGAAATAGTGGACAAAACTATAGAAAACCTCAGCTCAGATTCAAAGCTTGCCATAGAGGAAAAACTCTGGCTGAAAAAAGATGGAGAGCAGTTGACAAAAGAAGGTGAAGAAATTGAGTTTTCTGGCAAGGAAATGCAAGGTATCAAAACAGGAGATCCCAACTGCATGGAAAAGGCTAAGCACAACACAGAAGAGAGTAGAAAAGATGAAGACATTGAGTCTTCTGTCAAGGAAATACAAGCCACAGAAGGGGAGACAGAAGAAACAGAAGATCCCAATAGTCTGGAAAAGGTTAAGCAGAACACAGAAGAGAGGGGAAGAGCAGATGAAATGGAGACTTCTACAGAGGCAATGGAAGGAGAGATAGAGGAAAGAGGACATCCCAACAGCTTGGAAAAGGTTAAGCACAACACAGAGGAGAGGGGAGGGGCAGATGAAATGGAGCCTTCTACCAAGGCAATGCAAGGCATGGGAGGAAAGATAGAGGAAACAGGGGATCCCAACAGCATGGAAAAGGTTAAGCATAACACAGAAGACAGAGCAGCAGATAAAATGAAGACTTCTACCAAGGCAATGAAAGGGGAGACAGAGGAAACAGGAGATCCCAACAGCATGAAAAAGGTTGAGCCCAACACAGAAGAGAGGGGAGAAAAAGATGAATCTAAGAGTGGTGGTAAAAGATTATTTGTCAAGCAAAGGAGAAGCAGCCTGGAATGTAATGAATGTGGTAAAAAGTTCACTCGTCGGGAAACATTTAATCTGCATCGACACTTTCACATGCACCAGGATGAGCAGGCTTCCCTTACTTGTAAGGAATGTGGCATTACTTTTCATCATCGAAGTGACCTCATAAAACACCGCAGTACACATAAAGAAGAAAGCCAAACTAGATTTGTTTCAAAAGGTTCACATTCAAAATTACTTTCTAAGAGGTTGTCAAActgcaaaatgtacaaaaaacagAGGAAATTTCAGTGTGAGCACTGCGGTATGCGTTTCTGTACAATGGTTAGGTTAAGGCTTCATGCTTGTGAACAGTATGTGGAGAAGCCTTTTCGCTGCCCTCTGTGCCGCAAAGAATTCCAGTACAGAGTGTCCATAAATGCCCACATGCAAAGTCACTCTTTAGACAGTCCATATCGATGCCTAGAGTGCAACAAAGGTTTTCAGAGTGTGGCCACACTACATATCCACCAACGATCCCATGCTGTTCTGAAGCCTTTTGAGTGTCCAGATTGTAATATGGTCTTCAGGCATCGCTTCATCATGGAGGACCATCGACGCAGGCATGCAATAGAAAAGCCACACCAGTGCAAAGTCTGTGTGAAGAGCTTCAAGTTTAGTAGTGTTTTGCAACAGCACCAGTATCTTCACACTGGCCGAAAGCCTTACCACTGTTCATACTGTGGAAGAAAGTTTGCTTTTGCTCAAAACATGCGAGCACATTGTCGCCAACACAAAAAGATCTCTCACTCAGCTAGGTCTGAGGCATATGTTACAAAACATAATGGATCTCATGGCAGAGAGGTGGTAGGTCTGGGTAAAGAGAACACAAACCATAATGTTGAGCAGCAGCGCAACTGTCCTCTTTGCCCTCAAATATTTTGTAAAGCAGCTGAGCTAAGAGCACACATGTTAATCCATGAAGCAGAGTATGAAAGGATGAGCAATGGCCGAAGATTTGATAAGGTTTATTCATGCCGATATTGTCTTCTCAAATTCCCAACGGAATCCAGCCTGCAgtcacatttacaaatacatgTGACAAACACATTGGGTGTAAACACATCACGTATCTCAAATCAGTTTAAAGCGGTCCCCGAAAAGAAGTATAGGGATGAGGCAGATATTGACAGTATGTCAAGAGTAGGGGGATTGGGAGAACAGACAGAAAAGAAACCTTACAGGTGTAGAGACTGCGGAAAATGCTTTCGTTACCGATCAGTGTTAGAGCTCCACATGCGCATACATAGCAAGGGTTACCAGTGTCACGTGTGTAAAAAGTCCTTCAGATTTAGTAGCTACTTGCAGCAGCACTCCATTATTCACACAGGGAAGAAGCCATACAAATGCCCAGACTGTGGTAAGGATTTTGCATTTCTTCATAACATGAAAACGCACCAGAGGCTGCATCAACAAAAACCATTCCGGTGCACGCAATGCCGTAAGGGCTACAGCGATGAGAGTCAGCTCCAGCGGCATATGCTTTCACATACAGGTGAAAAACCTTACAAATGCCATCTTTGTGACAAAAGCTTTTCCTTAGCCTACTTGCTCCGTGACCATCTTAATACTCATACAGGGGAGAGACCCCACCGTTGCCAGGAGTGCAATAAGTCATTCCCTTGGCTTAGCAGTCTGCTTGTACATCAAAAGATACATATGCGCAAGCATCAAGGACCGAGTCACAGTTATCCTATGTCCGTACATTCTCAAAGAGGTAGAGTAAATGCAAGTGGTGTGAGGAGGGGTAGGGGTAGGCCGAGGTTAGACAGAGACAATGGGAGGTCAGTGCCTCTACAACAAGACCCTCTACCCGGTCAGATGCCAAATTTGGTTCCTCAACAGTCACATAGCTTCAATGCAGGTAGCCATCAACGCATGCAGCTGAGATCACAGCACTTGCAGGCACAAAATCATTCCCAGCCAATTCAATTGCAGCAAGAATGGCAATTTGAAATTATGCCCCCATCAGAAGAACTGCTGCACTCTCAGAGTTTATTAGAAACCCAGCCAACTGATGTGCAGATGCAGTGGCCAGGTCTTCCAGACCTCAGGCACAAGCAGCAAACTTCTCGAGCAAACGTGCCAGTGTCAGCACAACCTAGCTTAGCTACTAATCATTATCCAGAGATCAAAATATCTGGCAATGATCAAGAGCAAAAAGGAAAGCATCCTTCTCTCTGGGTAAATACACCAAACTCTCCGGAAtcaccacaccacacagacaggaGTTCATCTCTAGATGGGACAACTCAGTCGCCAAGATCCAGAAGTCAGAGCTCACCAAACCAGCTGCTTAATGTTCAAGACCAAAAGCAATCACAATGGTCAGTGATCTGTGATTCTGTACAAACTAGACCACAGGATGACCAAGTAACCATGGACATTGATGCACCAACCAGCATTGAATCTAATAAAGGTCCTCATGTTAGAAAGGACGATTTGCAAATCCAGAAGTCCCCTGGTCTGGGTAAAATGCCAATTTTGGGTCAGACTGATGGTATGGTGCTATCCACTGGTGTTTCCTCTTTACAGAACGCTAATCCATGGAGTCTGAAAACACATTTAGAAATGTCT harbors:
- the LOC127657880 gene encoding uncharacterized protein LOC127657880 isoform X1 yields the protein MATVQPESEQQLHNKLTNGTPTGDNQELQSSSAAIITFNAEVCARGSDAKRTTDYDVPSLPASENSSPHGPALPPRNKDASGMECFSTSATMGEPKMDVYVQNKSSESVSTESGEDFGTASENLHNENKGQETDKEEIVDKTIENLSSDSKLAIEEKLWLKKDGEQLTKEGEEIEFSGKEMQGIKTGDPNCMEKAKHNTEESRKDEDIESSVKEIQATEGETEETEDPNSLEKVKQNTEERGRADEMETSTEAMEGEIEERGHPNSLEKVKHNTEERGGADEMEPSTKAMQGMGGKIEETGDPNSMEKVKHNTEDRAADKMKTSTKAMKGETEETGDPNSMKKVEPNTEERGEKDESKSGGKRLFVKQRRSSLECNECGKKFTRRETFNLHRHFHMHQDEQASLTCKECGITFHHRSDLIKHRSTHKEESQTRFVSKGSHSKLLSKRLSNCKMYKKQRKFQCEHCGMRFCTMVRLRLHACEQYVEKPFRCPLCRKEFQYRVSINAHMQSHSLDSPYRCLECNKGFQSVATLHIHQRSHAVLKPFECPDCNMVFRHRFIMEDHRRRHAIEKPHQCKVCVKSFKFSSVLQQHQYLHTGRKPYHCSYCGRKFAFAQNMRAHCRQHKKISHSARSEAYVTKHNGSHGREVVGLGKENTNHNVEQQRNCPLCPQIFCKAAELRAHMLIHEAEYERMSNGRRFDKVYSCRYCLLKFPTESSLQSHLQIHVTNTLGVNTSRISNQFKAVPEKKYRDEADIDSMSRVGGLGEQTEKKPYRCRDCGKCFRYRSVLELHMRIHSKGYQCHVCKKSFRFSSYLQQHSIIHTGKKPYKCPDCGKDFAFLHNMKTHQRLHQQKPFRCTQCRKGYSDESQLQRHMLSHTGEKPYKCHLCDKSFSLAYLLRDHLNTHTGERPHRCQECNKSFPWLSSLLVHQKIHMRKHQGPSHSYPMSVHSQRGRVNASGVRRGRGRPRLDRDNGRSVPLQQDPLPGQMPNLVPQQSHSFNAGSHQRMQLRSQHLQAQNHSQPIQLQQEWQFEIMPPSEELLHSQSLLETQPTDVQMQWPGLPDLRHKQQTSRANVPVSAQPSLATNHYPEIKISGNDQEQKGKHPSLWVNTPNSPESPHHTDRSSSLDGTTQSPRSRSQSSPNQLLNVQDQKQSQWSVICDSVQTRPQDDQVTMDIDAPTSIESNKGPHVRKDDLQIQKSPGLGKMPILGQTDGMVLSTGVSSLQNANPWSLKTHLEMSTTVSFQEIHGDALEKQQNRIIHHLPQQMQVPHQLSQPMQVPQQLSQQMQVPQQLPQQMQVPQQLPQQMQVPHQQMQLQQQILQQHLHQPQLQQQTQMPPSWVSATPSNQMGPLNMPYPSARFPLGERPPIWGFQTTPVLNGPVQQGHIPAQQHVALMSGRQISLNQPTSFISPAFPPPSLNLPAPHPIHSVGRQLPGPLPQGIFFSSQSTINEMPLMPQVTNLPQLAQQTEPHKIVNKMPFSPDHLFHCMICGCSLPGELELQMHYMQHAQRDV
- the LOC127657880 gene encoding uncharacterized protein LOC127657880 isoform X2; this encodes MATVQPESEQQLHNKLTNGTPTGDNQELQSSSAAIITFNAEVCARGSDAKRTTDYDVPSLPASENSSPHGPALPPRNKDASGMECFSTSATMGEPKMDVYVQNKSSESVSTESGEDFGTASENLHNENKGQETDKEEIVDKTIENLSSDSKLAIEEKLWLKKDGEQLTKEGEEIEFSGKEMQGIKTGDPNCMEKAKHNTEESRKDEDIESSVKEIQATEGETEETEDPNSLEKVKQNTEERGRADEMETSTEAMEGEIEERGHPNSLEKVKHNTEERGGADEMEPSTKAMQGMGGKIEETGDPNSMEKVKHNTEDRAADKMKTSTKAMKGETEETGDPNSMKKVEPNTEERGEKDESKSGGKRLFVKQRRSSLECNECGKKFTRRETFNLHRHFHMHQDEQASLTCKECGITFHHRSDLIKHRSTHKEESQTRFVSKGSHSKLLSKRLSNCKMYKKQRKFQCEHCGMRFCTMVRLRLHACEQYVEKPFRCPLCRKEFQYRVSINAHMQSHSLDSPYRCLECNKGFQSVATLHIHQRSHAVLKPFECPDCNMVFRHRFIMEDHRRRHAIEKPHQCKVCVKSFKFSSVLQQHQYLHTGRKPYHCSYCGRKFAFAQNMRAHCRQHKKISHSARSEAYVTKHNGSHGREVVGLGKENTNHNVEQQRNCPLCPQIFCKAAELRAHMLIHEAEYERMSNGRRFDKVYSCRYCLLKFPTESSLQSHLQIHVTNTLGVNTSRISNQFKAVPEKKYRDEADIDSMSRVGGLGEQTEKKPYRCRDCGKCFRYRSVLELHMRIHSKGYQCHVCKKSFRFSSYLQQHSIIHTGKKPYKCPDCGKDFAFLHNMKTHQRLHQQKPFRCTQCRKGYSDESQLQRHMLSHTGEKPYKCHLCDKSFSLAYLLRDHLNTHTGERPHRCQECNKSFPWLSSLLVHQKIHMRKHQGPSHSYPMSVHSQRGRVNASGVRRGRGRPRLDRDNGRSVPLQQDPLPGQMPNLVPQQSHSFNAGSHQRMQLRSQHLQAQNHSQPIQLQQEWQFEIMPPSEELLHSQSLLETQPTDVQMQWPGLPDLRHKQQTSRANVPVSAQPSLATNHYPEIKISGNDQEQKGKHPSLWVNTPNSPESPHHTDRSSSLDGTTQSPRSRSQSSPNQLLNVQDQKQSQWSVICDSVQTRPQDDQVTMDIDAPTSIESNKGPHVRKDDLQIQKSPGLGKMPILGQTDGMVLSTGVSSLQNANPWSLKTHLEMSTTVSFQEIHGDALEKQQNRIIHHLPQQMQVPHQLSQPMQVPQQLSQQMQVPQQLPQQMQVPHQQMQLQQQILQQHLHQPQLQQQTQMPPSWVSATPSNQMGPLNMPYPSARFPLGERPPIWGFQTTPVLNGPVQQGHIPAQQHVALMSGRQISLNQPTSFISPAFPPPSLNLPAPHPIHSVGRQLPGPLPQGIFFSSQSTINEMPLMPQVTNLPQLAQQTEPHKIVNKMPFSPDHLFHCMICGCSLPGELELQMHYMQHAQRDV